The sequence TTCTCCGCTTCCTAAGGTAGAAGGCGAGATCGTTTGCGAACCTCTTCCTGATTTCTTTGCGGGAGACGCATTAGAAGGGATCAGAATGGCTACGGAGGATTGGGAGAACGAGAACCAAACTACCGTAAAGGCGCTTCTTCTTCCTTTGGGAGATCTAAAAATGAAGAAGGCAAGAGCCATCTTCTCCTTGAATTTCCTAGGCTGCGCTGGGCTAAGCGTGATCGATCCAGGAAGTTACGAAACCGCCCAGGAAGCAATATCCGGAATTTCGAATGAGAATCCGAATGTGATCGTGTTCTGCTCTTCCGACGAGGAAGTTCTTTCTTATGTAAAAGAGATCCTACCACAAGTAAAACAAAAGTCCAAGGCTCTCATATATGTGGCTGGTTATCCGAAAGATCAAGTCCCGGAACTTGAATCTCTAGGAGTGAACGGATTCTTACATGTCCGCTCCAATCTGTTGGAAACACTTTCCGATCTCCAAAAAAGGCTGGGAATCAAATGAAACGACCTACCTTCTCCGCAAATCGTTCTCCTATCGTAGGCGATGCAAAATTCGAATCCTGGTCCAAGGAAGCCTTGGATGAATTAGGTTTTTCTAAACTAGAAGAAACCGTTTGGAATACTCCCGAAAAGATCCCGGTTAAACCAGTCTACGTTCCAAAAGATGCGGAATCCCTGGAACATTTGGATTATGCGGCAGGACTTCCTCCTTTCTTGAGAGGGCCCTATTCTACTATGTATGTCCAACAACCATGGACCATCCGTCAGTACGCGGGTTTCTCGACCGCCGAAGAATCCAATGCATTCTATCGTAGGAACCTTGCCGCAGGACAAAAGGGTCTTTCCGTCGCATTCGACCTAGCGACTCACCGAGGATATGATTCCGATCACGAAAGAGTGGTGGGAGATGTGGGTAAGGCAGGAGTGGCAATCGACTCCGTGCTAGACATGAAGATCCTATTCGATCAGATCCCATTGGATCAAATGTCCGTTTCCATGACCATGAATGGCGCGGTCATCCCTACTCTTGCATTTTATATCGTGGCCGCCGAAGAGCAAGGTGTGAAGCCGGAACAACTTTCCGGAACCATTCAGAACGATATCCTAAAAGAGTTCATGGTACGGAACACTTACATTTATCCGCCGGAACCTTCCATGAGGATTATTGCGGACATCTTCCAGTACACAACCCAGTACATGCCTAAGTTCAATTCCATCTCCATCTCCGGTTATCATATGCAGGAAGCAGGAGCGACTGCGGACATCGAGTTAGCATATACTCTTGCGGATGGATTGGAATACCTACGCACAGGCATCAAGGCAGGAATGGACGTGGATAGTTTTGCGCCTCGCCTCTCCTTCTTCTGGGCGATAGGAATGAACCATTTCATGGAGATCGCCAAGATGAGAGCGGGAAGATTGCTCTGGGCGAAACTAGTAAAGTCATTCAATCCTAAGAATAGCAAATCACTGGCCCTTAGAACCCATTGCCAAACTTCCGGCTGGAGTTTAACGGAGCAGGATCCTTTCAATAATGTGGGAAGGACCTGCATAGAAGCATTGGCTGCCGCTCTCGGACATACTCAGTCCTTGCACACGAACGCGTTAGACGAAGCAATCGCTCTTCCTACCGACTTCTCCGCAAGGATCGCAAGAAACACTCAGATCTATTTGCAAGAAGAGACCAATATCCACAGAGTCGTGGATCCTTGGGGCGGTTCTTATTATGTGGAATCCCTTACCGCACAACTTGCAGAAAGAGCCTGGGAATTGATCCAAGAAGTGGAACAACTAGGCGGGATCGCAAAGGCGATCGAGACCGGTATCCCTAAGATGAGGATAGAAGAAGCCGCTGCCCGTAAACAGGCACGCATCGATTCCGGAAGGGATGTGATCGTAGGGATCAATCGGTATCGCCCAGACAAAGAAAATCCTTTGGATATTTTAGATATCGATAATACTGCCGTTAGAGAGTCCCAGATCAGAAAGCTGAACGAACTCAAGAAGAATCGGGACAGTGCAGCGGTAGAAGCCGCTCTCCAAGCGATCACAGAATGTGCCGAGACAGGAAAAGGAAATCTGCTCGCATTTGCGGTGGACGCGGCTCGAAAAAGAGCTACTCTCGGAGAAATTTCGTACGCGATGGAGAAAGTGTTCGGACGCTATAAATCCGTCACTCATATGATCACCGGAGTGTATTCGGAAGAAATCATGGACGATCCCGATTTCAAAAAGGCTAAGGAACTCTCTGCAAAATTCGCTAAGCTCGAGGGAAGACAACCTCGTATCATGGTGGCGAAGATGGGACAGGACGGTCACGATAGAGGTGCCAAAGTGATCTCTACTAGTTTTGCCGATATGGGATTTGACGTCGATATAGGTCCTCTCTTCCAGACTCCTGGAGAAGCCGCAAAGCAAGCGATAGAAAATGACGTGCATGTGCTCGGGGTTTCCAGCCTTGCGGCAGGTCATAAGACCTTAGTGCCTCAGGTCATCCAAGAACTCAAGAAGCTAGGCCGCGAAGATATCCTAGTCATTGCAGGCGGTGTGATTCCCCAACAAGATTACGATTATTTGTATAAAGCGGGAGTGAACGGGATCTTCGGACCCGGTACCAAGATTTCCAAAGCGGGAGTGGAGATCCTAGAACTCCTGATCAAAAGCGTAGAAGGCCAGTAATTCTATGCCGGCAACGGAAGGATCGGACGATCACCTAGTCAGAGGCTCGGTTAAGAAGAAGACCCTTCCGGATCAGGATACTTTCGTAAAAGGTATCCTTGCCGGGGATATCGTACTTCTCAGCCGTGCGATCACTCTGATCGAAAGCACTCTCCCCGCTCACCAAGAATTGGCAGAAGCTATATTAGAAAAATGTCTTCCTCATTCCGGGAAAAGCATTCGAGTCGGCATTACTGGAATTCCAGGCGTGGGCAAGAGTAGTTTCATTGAGACTTTCGGAAATCATCTCATAGACCAGGGAAGAAAGATCGCAGTCCTTACTGTAGATCCTTCTTCTCAATTATCCAAGGGTTCCATACTGGGAGATAAGACTAGAATGGAAACTCTCTCTCGTAAGAAAGAAGCATTCATTCGTCCGTCTCCTTCCGGGGAATCCTTAGGCGGAGTCGCACGCAAGACTAGAGAGACTATTTTTCTCTGTGAGGCGGCAGGATTCGATACGGTCTTAGTCGAAACAGTAGGAGTAGGACAATCCGAAACAGCGGTTTACTCCATGGTGGATCTCTTCCTTCTTCTTCTCATCGCTGGAGCGGGAGACGAATTGCAAGGGATCAAGAGAGGGATCATGGAGATGGCAGATCTGATCGCTGTCACCAAGGCAGACGGAGAGAATATTATGCGCGCTAATCGTGCGAAAAGTGAAACGATTTCCGCAGTGCATTTTCTCCCTTCTCATGAATCAGGAATGAAAACAGAGGTCAGGACCTGTTCTGCGCTCACGGGAGAAGGGATCCCAGAGATCTGGACCGAGATACAAACCTTTATCCAAGCGATCAGAGAAACAGGTTACTTGGATAAAAAGAGAAAAGAGCAAGCAAGGCATTGGCTCCACGAATCCGTTCAATCAATGCTCTTGGATGATTTTCATTCCAAACTAGGACAAGAGTTTGCAAAAGAAGAAGAAAGAGTCGTGCAAGGATTATCCGGCTCGTACCAGGCGGCTCGTAAACTAGTTGCGTCTTATAAAAAAACGGGCGGCCCTTCTTAAAACTTCCAATCAAGATACAAAATCATAGTTTTGTAATATACTCCTCTTTCTTTCGTTCGACTTCGGACTAATTCAATTTATTTCCAATTCCGGGACCTTCCTGGAGACAAATTTTTTCCTTGGAAAATAAATCTTTTCCCTCCTTGATGGCGGTAAATTCTACAAAGCCTGATCCTTGGATCGTTTTGTGTTCTAAGTCGGAAAGATTTGGACTCAGGTCGGTTCCCGGAAAGGAAAAAACATGAAATCTCGTATTTACGGACTAGTCTTATCCTTATTCCTAGCCCTTCTTCTTTCCGGCTGTGCCACATCCAGTGCGGGGCTTGCTACAAGCACGATCCCTATGGCCGATAAGAAGTACAGGGTAATCGCTCCCGTCGAAGGAATGAAGTACTGGTTCACATTCGATATCGCAATCATAGGGGTCCCTCTCGGAGAACCGCCTATCGATCGCCTGTTGGATGAGCTCAAAAAAGAAAAAGAAGCGGATGCTCTCATTAATGTGAGATATTGGACGGATAAGATCATCGTTGCGTTTGTTACTGTGAACAGATTGCATATCTCTGCGGAAGCGGTAAAGTTTGAGGAAGAATTACCGCAACCAGATCCGAGAAGAAAGGGCCGCTAATTCCCCTACTCTTTATGATTCGATTTCAGATCGGCATAGTTTTCCTTCTCGTTTTTTTTCTAAACGAGTCCTGTTCCGGCACCATTTCTAGAACGGAAGTGGGAGGAAGAGTAACAAGCACTCGATATGCTGAGTCCGCGACAATCATTCGTTCTTCCGATTATATAGAGCTAGGCGTCTCTAGCGGAGAAAGTTCCGTATTCTTCTTATTCGGTCTCTTCCCCATGACGAATCCTATGAATATGGATTATGCGTTAAGCGACGCTGTCCAAAGGATCCCAGGCGGAAAGGGCCTAGTCAAGATCAAGTATTGGCATGAGACCCATCTATTCTTCCCGGTAGGAACTGTGAGCGTACTGAAAGTCAAAGGGACTGTGATCGGCTCTCCCGAAACAAATCTAACACCGCCCCAGGAGCCCACAAGAAGATGAAGACCAGAATATTGATCTTCGGCATTTTCATCTTCTTCTTTGCGGATTGTATTC is a genomic window of Leptospira langatensis containing:
- the scpA gene encoding methylmalonyl-CoA mutase, which encodes MKRPTFSANRSPIVGDAKFESWSKEALDELGFSKLEETVWNTPEKIPVKPVYVPKDAESLEHLDYAAGLPPFLRGPYSTMYVQQPWTIRQYAGFSTAEESNAFYRRNLAAGQKGLSVAFDLATHRGYDSDHERVVGDVGKAGVAIDSVLDMKILFDQIPLDQMSVSMTMNGAVIPTLAFYIVAAEEQGVKPEQLSGTIQNDILKEFMVRNTYIYPPEPSMRIIADIFQYTTQYMPKFNSISISGYHMQEAGATADIELAYTLADGLEYLRTGIKAGMDVDSFAPRLSFFWAIGMNHFMEIAKMRAGRLLWAKLVKSFNPKNSKSLALRTHCQTSGWSLTEQDPFNNVGRTCIEALAAALGHTQSLHTNALDEAIALPTDFSARIARNTQIYLQEETNIHRVVDPWGGSYYVESLTAQLAERAWELIQEVEQLGGIAKAIETGIPKMRIEEAAARKQARIDSGRDVIVGINRYRPDKENPLDILDIDNTAVRESQIRKLNELKKNRDSAAVEAALQAITECAETGKGNLLAFAVDAARKRATLGEISYAMEKVFGRYKSVTHMITGVYSEEIMDDPDFKKAKELSAKFAKLEGRQPRIMVAKMGQDGHDRGAKVISTSFADMGFDVDIGPLFQTPGEAAKQAIENDVHVLGVSSLAAGHKTLVPQVIQELKKLGREDILVIAGGVIPQQDYDYLYKAGVNGIFGPGTKISKAGVEILELLIKSVEGQ
- the meaB gene encoding methylmalonyl Co-A mutase-associated GTPase MeaB, with amino-acid sequence MPATEGSDDHLVRGSVKKKTLPDQDTFVKGILAGDIVLLSRAITLIESTLPAHQELAEAILEKCLPHSGKSIRVGITGIPGVGKSSFIETFGNHLIDQGRKIAVLTVDPSSQLSKGSILGDKTRMETLSRKKEAFIRPSPSGESLGGVARKTRETIFLCEAAGFDTVLVETVGVGQSETAVYSMVDLFLLLLIAGAGDELQGIKRGIMEMADLIAVTKADGENIMRANRAKSETISAVHFLPSHESGMKTEVRTCSALTGEGIPEIWTEIQTFIQAIRETGYLDKKRKEQARHWLHESVQSMLLDDFHSKLGQEFAKEEERVVQGLSGSYQAARKLVASYKKTGGPS
- a CDS encoding LIC20211 family lipoprotein produces the protein MKSRIYGLVLSLFLALLLSGCATSSAGLATSTIPMADKKYRVIAPVEGMKYWFTFDIAIIGVPLGEPPIDRLLDELKKEKEADALINVRYWTDKIIVAFVTVNRLHISAEAVKFEEELPQPDPRRKGR